One segment of Paenibacillus rhizovicinus DNA contains the following:
- a CDS encoding response regulator gives MEIKAASGKRKIKVLIADDHQLFREGLKRILNMEDDLEVIGECNDGIQVLEFCNQTKPEVVLMDINMPIENGVVATERLRDIFPEVKVIILSIHDDESYVFETLRKGASGYLLKDMEAEALANAIRSVVNGYAYIHPKVTGKLINQLRRMTYLDEIGATSGAAAARETGVKFIPSEDNPLTRREAEVLRLMAEGKSNKMIGEFLFISEKTVKNHVSSILQKMEVDDRTQAVIHSIKFGWVTL, from the coding sequence ATGGAAATCAAAGCTGCTAGCGGTAAACGCAAAATCAAAGTATTGATCGCTGACGATCATCAGCTATTCCGCGAAGGTCTTAAGCGGATCCTCAATATGGAAGATGATTTGGAAGTCATCGGCGAATGTAACGATGGCATTCAAGTGCTCGAATTCTGCAATCAGACCAAACCGGAAGTCGTACTGATGGACATTAATATGCCTATCGAGAATGGCGTGGTGGCTACAGAACGGCTTCGCGATATTTTTCCGGAAGTAAAAGTCATTATACTCTCCATCCACGATGATGAAAGCTATGTCTTCGAGACGCTTCGCAAGGGCGCGAGCGGCTATCTCTTGAAAGACATGGAGGCGGAGGCGCTGGCGAACGCGATTCGGTCAGTCGTCAACGGCTATGCGTACATTCATCCCAAAGTAACGGGCAAGCTCATCAACCAGCTTCGCCGCATGACGTACCTCGACGAGATCGGCGCAACGTCCGGAGCGGCGGCGGCGCGCGAGACCGGCGTGAAATTCATTCCGAGCGAGGACAACCCGCTGACGCGCCGCGAGGCCGAAGTGCTTCGCCTCATGGCGGAGGGCAAGAGCAACAAGATGATCGGCGAATTCCTGTTTATCAGCGAGAAGACGGTCAAAAACCATGTCAGCAGCATATTGCAGAAGATGGAAGTGGACGACCGTACGCAAGCCGTTATTCATTCGATCAAGTTTGGCTGGGTGACGCTTTAA
- a CDS encoding stalk domain-containing protein, with protein MRNEHKMKRMPARNGRRLLIWTLGASLLVQPILIAVPAFAAANEAATTAAVTQAAVKKLAVTSQEMITSGAKRVDYSWISKAGATPSAVHVIEVDLTNPYVKLDVMNGKTGSVSGVGSVGSMVSNSGAVAGVNGDYFNTANGKGAPIGAEVTGGQLVSSPSQLTGMYAFALTADHKPTIDTYGFEGNVTAADGSVFPLSGINKAAYKTEPNDAYSHANTMHIYTSAWTQTRPDVSDSSTTPTEVLVQNGIVTQFADNKMISGSIPADGYILRTHGKAAEFARAHLQVGTKVTAAYNLIAQSTGQKINPDALQMLIGGHTILVDGGAAAAYSRNPSSISPNSDRARTALGYTKDGKKALIITVEDSDHSQGVTLAELQQIMVQLGVWKGMNLDGGGSTTMISRPLGETATQLTFPTEYGTTQRLVANGLGVFSTAPSGALMGIKASGSSVLFIGQQAAYAMKAYDTFYNPIDPSQLKPVWTAGTALGSFSGNTFTATKAGSTTISVKSGTVSDKLAVEVIGGADIASMTVDASSLVLEQGKSMALPVQVTLKDGRKLTLPASSVKWEFRGFTGTVNNGTLTIGTVNPAAQAGYAIARYDGFSSMAVLAAGADKKFDDFERQTYPISFQGTNGVVGTTSIVSGLSGSNSSSVVQLQYDFTNGSGTKAAYAVLNGTGRKVDGSPSGMTIDVMGDKSLNWVRAEFIDGKGASHLITLAKQVDWSGWKTIKVNLAAEGMTAPVTLKRLYVASLEDGQDERLLTGTLAFDNVSFQYPAVVPEPARTRIDLKLGSKNATVGGKPYQLDVAPLLLNGTTYLPLRFVTEAMGAQIGWDAVLKRVSVLRGAELLEMVVGSKDFVLTGVRKQSDVAPITRSGRTLVPIRLVSEQLGLVVNWDGKLGTITVE; from the coding sequence ATGCGTAATGAACACAAGATGAAACGGATGCCGGCAAGAAACGGCAGACGATTGCTCATATGGACGCTCGGAGCTTCATTGCTCGTGCAGCCGATTCTGATTGCAGTGCCGGCCTTTGCGGCTGCGAACGAAGCGGCGACAACAGCGGCTGTCACGCAAGCGGCAGTCAAGAAGCTGGCCGTGACCAGCCAGGAAATGATTACGTCCGGCGCGAAACGTGTCGATTATAGCTGGATCAGCAAGGCGGGGGCGACGCCGTCGGCCGTGCATGTCATAGAGGTGGATTTGACGAATCCGTACGTGAAGCTCGATGTCATGAACGGCAAGACGGGTTCGGTCTCGGGCGTCGGCTCCGTCGGGAGCATGGTGAGCAACTCCGGGGCGGTTGCGGGCGTTAACGGAGATTACTTCAATACGGCGAACGGCAAAGGCGCCCCGATCGGCGCAGAAGTAACCGGCGGCCAGCTGGTGTCGAGCCCGTCTCAGTTGACAGGCATGTACGCCTTCGCCTTAACGGCCGATCATAAACCGACAATCGATACCTATGGTTTCGAAGGAAACGTAACCGCGGCCGATGGTTCGGTCTTCCCCCTTTCCGGTATCAACAAGGCTGCTTATAAGACGGAGCCGAACGATGCTTACAGCCATGCGAATACCATGCATATCTACACGAGCGCCTGGACCCAGACGAGACCGGACGTTAGCGACAGCTCCACGACGCCGACGGAAGTACTCGTGCAGAACGGCATCGTGACGCAGTTTGCGGACAATAAAATGATCTCGGGCAGCATCCCGGCGGACGGCTATATTTTGCGGACGCATGGCAAAGCGGCCGAATTTGCGCGCGCGCATCTGCAGGTGGGGACGAAGGTAACGGCCGCTTACAATCTGATCGCGCAGTCTACCGGGCAGAAAATCAACCCGGATGCCCTGCAAATGCTGATCGGCGGCCATACCATTCTGGTCGACGGCGGCGCTGCGGCAGCCTACTCCCGCAATCCGAGCAGCATCAGTCCGAATTCCGATCGTGCACGCACGGCGTTGGGGTATACGAAGGACGGCAAGAAGGCGCTCATCATTACGGTCGAGGACAGCGATCACAGCCAAGGCGTAACGCTCGCGGAGCTGCAGCAGATAATGGTACAGCTGGGCGTATGGAAGGGCATGAATCTCGACGGGGGCGGTTCCACGACGATGATATCGCGTCCGCTTGGAGAGACGGCAACCCAGCTGACATTCCCGACAGAGTACGGCACGACGCAGCGCCTTGTAGCGAACGGCCTAGGCGTCTTCTCGACAGCGCCCTCCGGCGCGCTGATGGGGATCAAAGCAAGCGGCAGCAGCGTGCTGTTCATCGGCCAGCAGGCCGCGTATGCGATGAAGGCGTACGATACGTTTTATAATCCGATCGATCCAAGCCAATTGAAGCCGGTATGGACGGCCGGCACGGCGCTCGGCAGCTTCTCGGGCAATACATTTACGGCGACGAAAGCGGGATCGACGACGATCTCCGTTAAATCCGGCACGGTCAGCGACAAGCTCGCCGTTGAAGTTATCGGCGGCGCTGACATTGCTTCCATGACGGTAGACGCCAGCTCGCTTGTATTGGAGCAGGGCAAGTCGATGGCGCTGCCCGTTCAAGTTACGCTGAAGGACGGCCGCAAGCTTACGCTGCCGGCTTCTTCGGTCAAGTGGGAGTTCCGCGGTTTTACGGGAACGGTGAACAACGGCACCCTGACGATCGGTACCGTTAATCCAGCAGCGCAAGCCGGTTATGCCATCGCACGCTATGACGGCTTCTCTTCGATGGCGGTGCTGGCTGCGGGCGCAGATAAAAAATTCGACGATTTCGAGAGGCAGACCTATCCAATTTCGTTCCAAGGTACGAATGGTGTAGTTGGAACGACTTCCATCGTGTCGGGACTATCGGGCTCGAATAGTTCGAGCGTCGTACAGCTGCAGTATGATTTTACGAATGGCAGCGGGACAAAGGCGGCCTATGCCGTACTGAACGGCACGGGACGCAAAGTGGACGGAAGTCCGTCCGGAATGACGATCGACGTGATGGGCGATAAAAGCTTGAACTGGGTGCGCGCGGAGTTTATCGACGGCAAAGGCGCCTCGCATTTAATCACGCTCGCCAAGCAGGTGGACTGGAGCGGCTGGAAGACGATCAAAGTCAATCTGGCAGCGGAAGGCATGACGGCTCCTGTAACGCTGAAGCGGCTCTATGTGGCTTCGCTGGAAGACGGCCAAGACGAACGCCTGCTGACCGGGACGCTCGCCTTCGACAATGTCTCGTTCCAATATCCGGCAGTCGTGCCGGAGCCGGCGCGGACGCGGATCGACTTGAAGCTCGGATCCAAGAACGCGACCGTCGGCGGTAAGCCGTATCAGCTCGATGTGGCGCCGCTGCTGCTGAACGGTACGACCTACCTCCCGCTGCGTTTCGTGACGGAAGCCATGGGCGCGCAGATCGGTTGGGATGCCGTGCTGAAGCGCGTTTCCGTGCTGCGCGGAGCAGAACTGCTGGAGATGGTGGTCGGAAGCAAGGACTTCGTGCTCACCGGCGTGCGCAAACAGTCCGACGTGGCGCCGATTACCCGCAGCGGACGGACGCTCGTCCCGATTCGCCTCGTTTCCGAGCAATTAGGCCTAGTCGTCAATTGGGACGGCAAACTGGGCACGATTACCGTGGAATGA
- a CDS encoding alpha/beta-type small acid-soluble spore protein codes for MSRSNRKVVPECAQALNEMKYEIAAELGLMSGGSAGGADTEFASELGGTSGGGGAHVNWSQIATRDAGFIGGNITRRLVQQAEQILKGL; via the coding sequence ATGTCGAGAAGTAATCGCAAGGTCGTTCCTGAGTGTGCTCAAGCATTGAATGAAATGAAGTACGAAATCGCAGCTGAGCTGGGCTTAATGTCCGGTGGCTCCGCAGGCGGTGCCGATACGGAATTTGCGTCAGAATTGGGCGGTACGTCGGGAGGCGGCGGGGCGCATGTCAATTGGTCGCAGATCGCTACGCGGGATGCCGGCTTCATTGGCGGCAACATCACGAGAAGGCTTGTCCAGCAGGCGGAGCAAATATTAAAAGGTCTGTAA
- a CDS encoding sensor histidine kinase translates to MEYRVEDIDRVIKNAVSVMEDSKYQIFEICESARKEMFSLGQELNQVLTEAGTIIDKVDMLELDYRRARIRLTEVSRDFVRYKEEDIKAAYEKATQLQLDLMMFREKETYLKTRRDDLQKRVRNVEKSIERAESIASKINVVLEYLSGDLNQVTRILESAKNRQQIGLKIILAQEEERKRIAREIHDGPAQSLANIVLRTEIAERMLMKQEFQIVQDELIDLKSQVRSGIEEIRKIIFNLRPMALDDLGLVPTLRKYIQDYEEKSKIRTKFDTIGKEIRLPSAMEAAVYRMVQEAFSNAFKHANPTFVSLEMTYQVQMVKIVVNDNGVGFHTNQIESKVKNSVHFGLIGMRERVELLEGRMEIESAINQGTKITIHIPINAESRKE, encoded by the coding sequence ATGGAGTATCGCGTAGAGGATATAGATCGAGTCATTAAAAATGCGGTCTCCGTCATGGAGGATAGCAAATATCAGATTTTTGAAATTTGCGAATCTGCGCGGAAGGAAATGTTTTCTCTTGGCCAAGAATTGAACCAAGTGCTGACCGAGGCCGGGACGATTATCGATAAGGTCGATATGCTCGAGCTGGATTATCGCAGGGCGAGAATCCGGTTGACTGAAGTTAGCCGGGATTTCGTCCGATATAAAGAAGAAGACATCAAAGCCGCATACGAGAAGGCAACGCAGCTTCAATTGGATCTGATGATGTTCCGCGAGAAGGAAACGTATCTCAAGACCCGCCGCGACGACTTGCAGAAGCGGGTCCGCAATGTCGAGAAATCGATCGAGAGGGCAGAATCGATCGCTTCCAAAATCAATGTGGTCCTGGAGTATCTGTCAGGGGATCTGAATCAGGTAACGCGCATACTGGAGTCCGCCAAGAACCGTCAGCAGATCGGGCTGAAGATTATTTTGGCCCAGGAGGAAGAGCGGAAACGGATCGCCCGGGAAATTCACGACGGTCCGGCCCAGTCTCTCGCAAATATAGTGCTTAGGACGGAAATTGCAGAACGGATGCTGATGAAGCAGGAATTTCAAATCGTGCAGGACGAATTAATAGACTTGAAGAGTCAGGTACGTTCAGGCATCGAAGAAATACGCAAAATCATATTCAACCTGCGTCCGATGGCATTGGATGATTTGGGCCTTGTGCCAACCCTTCGCAAATATATTCAGGATTATGAAGAAAAAAGCAAGATTCGCACGAAGTTCGACACGATCGGCAAAGAAATCCGTCTGCCCTCGGCGATGGAAGCTGCGGTATACCGGATGGTACAGGAAGCATTCAGCAATGCATTCAAGCATGCGAATCCGACCTTTGTCTCTCTCGAAATGACCTATCAGGTACAAATGGTGAAAATTGTCGTTAATGACAATGGTGTCGGATTTCATACGAATCAGATCGAGTCTAAGGTCAAGAACAGCGTCCATTTCGGATTGATCGGCATGCGTGAGCGGGTTGAACTGCTCGAAGGGAGGATGGAGATCGAATCCGCTATCAATCAAGGAACCAAGATTACGATTCATATCCCCATCAACGCTGAATCTAGAAAGGAGTAA
- a CDS encoding Ig-like domain-containing protein: MVRNHRWVSFFIAAIMVLQFVVGGLIAKPIPVKADSAGPVISSKSPSASATNVRTDAKLVITFDQNVKKGTGGATIQIHKQLTNALVESFDAAGSTNVVIGTGNNRNVVTIAPSSNFNADTSYYVTIDPGAFVSESDNSNFLGLTSALDWSFRTAAEDKERPVLSNATPLVPANNDTVGVSTKLTMNFSEPVYAASGIITVTNTLKSSDTQAISVNSTSVSGSSTSTITVTLPNVLQGNSEYAVVIPDGAFKDAADNSFINAPAWKFKTSPPPLGTPTLSPMDGAYGVSVSAPLVLRFPGKVAKNAGYIWINKVSDNSSVRQISVTDASQVTYVNNGDGTDVTITPTGGLPANTSFYVLIDTNAFQSATDSNSLYQGISDARAWGFSTDPGNDQTPPTLIDADRKPLNTQATLTPSLELNFSEPVYPGTGNITIRSYPSGALFASIPVTSSSVTGGGTAKITVTNVNKSYTNNTTYYVEIDRQAFSDAKGNYYAGISGASGSNAWRFTVTSDTVKPTLVLQLPANAATNVPLQGAKLEATFSEPIMLGTNSSAISIKRVSGSTTSFPTTLSIDPTNNRKLLITVTGTMTASTDYYVEMGAGVVTDLAGNAFDGILNQYQWTFRTSSNTTGAPTVSKAELVGTTMIRITFNENLNEAAIPSAANFYVTVNGSGRSVTGVAISGQVVTLTLQSAVAYGQTVKVSYTAGTTPIKDLSGVAAASFSNVNVTNVADTTAPYQVNGSITGNSVLLTFSEELTPASSYAYSLFSLRIDGSSRTVTSISSSGNIIFLTYSGTAATFGQTVSVSYYNYSSSYALKDLAGNLLSSFNEFYIQNGQDQKVPVLQSVAASGYQITLGYDEALNPSLTPPRTAYYVTVNGSSRAVSSVSVSGAQVYLTLSSATSAGDSVLVSYVVGSPALSDLGGNAASAFSNMPANNGSASSLSLYGIIAKGSTITLSFSSALNTSYVPSGSQFAVKVNDASRLILNTAVSGSAVVLTLSAPVNIGDTVKVTYSNSGYGPRSTSGVMPASFTDSAAANQTTWADNASGDFDTAEGGGLLFKTSAATTSSAVSPSGKSVHQYALSSEKVTNAYNTIRSVSGMAPRVVFTVPDSEDAAVVALPLGALEDVKKLTSNASIMVAYKSVTYEIPLSALNFMQLAQMMNAGSAVGQLIVSIDTNASSLATGLNTQLSIARAQTLVNPISFQLSVTNNGQTKTVENLNGYVTRTITTASSLDGRQVAVVWLDPQSGKLSYVPTQVKQVNNQSVITFKRKGNSEYAVMKGATSYTDLNNHWARNDILLLANKYIVEGNTLTTFAPNKAITRGEFAMFIAKGLGLTGDRAAAAKFKDVNTSTSLAAYIGAAATAGIVQGMTDGSFKPNNPVTREEMASMMIRAASAAGVQISLSTSAADILKKFSDRGKIGTWAQTDVAKSVQAKIINGQTSSTFGGKNQATRAEAAVMVKRLLNYLGFLDI; the protein is encoded by the coding sequence GTGGTCCGAAATCACAGATGGGTATCATTCTTCATTGCAGCGATAATGGTCCTTCAATTCGTCGTGGGCGGGTTGATCGCCAAACCGATTCCGGTCAAGGCTGACTCCGCCGGGCCGGTTATTTCAAGCAAGTCTCCGTCGGCCAGCGCGACGAATGTGCGGACGGATGCCAAGCTTGTCATTACATTTGATCAGAACGTGAAGAAAGGAACGGGCGGCGCGACGATACAGATTCATAAGCAATTGACGAATGCGCTCGTCGAATCCTTCGATGCTGCCGGCAGCACCAATGTCGTCATCGGGACTGGCAATAATCGCAACGTGGTCACGATTGCGCCAAGCAGCAACTTTAATGCAGATACCAGTTACTACGTGACCATTGATCCGGGCGCATTCGTCAGCGAGAGCGATAACAGTAATTTTCTCGGGCTGACGAGCGCATTGGACTGGAGCTTCAGAACGGCTGCTGAAGATAAGGAGAGGCCGGTCTTAAGTAACGCAACACCGCTCGTTCCGGCCAATAACGATACGGTTGGCGTAAGCACGAAGCTTACGATGAATTTCAGCGAGCCGGTCTACGCGGCAAGCGGAATCATTACGGTTACCAATACATTAAAATCGTCGGATACTCAGGCGATCAGCGTCAATTCGACGAGCGTTAGCGGCAGTTCGACTTCGACGATTACGGTTACGCTGCCGAACGTGCTGCAAGGCAATTCGGAATATGCCGTCGTTATACCGGACGGTGCCTTCAAAGATGCGGCCGATAATTCCTTCATTAACGCGCCGGCGTGGAAGTTTAAGACATCGCCGCCGCCGCTTGGCACACCAACGTTGTCACCAATGGATGGCGCCTACGGGGTCAGCGTTTCCGCGCCGCTGGTTCTTAGATTCCCTGGCAAGGTCGCAAAGAACGCGGGCTATATCTGGATTAACAAAGTTTCTGACAATTCCAGCGTGCGCCAGATCAGCGTAACGGACGCAAGTCAGGTAACTTACGTCAATAACGGCGATGGAACCGATGTGACGATAACGCCGACTGGCGGTTTGCCTGCGAATACGAGTTTCTACGTGCTGATTGATACAAACGCCTTCCAATCCGCAACAGACTCGAACTCGCTTTATCAAGGCATCTCGGATGCAAGGGCATGGGGCTTCAGTACGGATCCCGGCAACGATCAAACGCCTCCGACGTTAATTGACGCTGACCGCAAGCCCCTAAATACGCAGGCGACACTGACGCCAAGCTTGGAGTTGAACTTCTCCGAGCCGGTCTATCCGGGAACAGGGAATATTACGATTCGTTCCTATCCGTCCGGTGCGTTATTCGCGAGCATTCCAGTAACGTCTTCAAGCGTGACTGGCGGAGGAACAGCGAAGATCACGGTTACCAATGTCAACAAGTCGTATACGAATAATACGACATATTACGTCGAGATCGATAGACAAGCATTCTCCGATGCCAAGGGGAATTATTATGCCGGCATCTCCGGCGCAAGCGGGAGTAACGCGTGGCGGTTCACGGTGACATCGGACACGGTCAAGCCGACGCTCGTCCTGCAATTGCCGGCCAATGCAGCGACGAACGTTCCGCTGCAAGGCGCCAAGCTGGAAGCGACTTTCAGCGAACCGATCATGCTGGGTACGAATTCATCGGCGATCAGCATTAAACGGGTATCCGGCAGCACAACCAGCTTCCCGACGACGTTATCCATCGACCCAACAAACAATCGTAAACTACTGATTACAGTGACGGGTACAATGACGGCTAGCACCGATTACTATGTCGAGATGGGGGCGGGCGTGGTAACCGACCTAGCGGGGAATGCTTTTGACGGCATTCTCAATCAATACCAGTGGACATTCCGGACGTCCAGCAACACGACGGGCGCGCCGACAGTTTCGAAAGCGGAATTGGTCGGTACGACGATGATCAGAATTACATTCAACGAGAACCTCAATGAAGCTGCGATACCGTCGGCTGCAAACTTCTACGTGACGGTGAACGGTTCGGGGCGCTCGGTGACGGGCGTGGCCATCAGCGGCCAAGTCGTGACGCTGACGCTGCAGAGCGCGGTCGCTTACGGTCAGACGGTCAAAGTTTCGTATACGGCTGGAACGACGCCGATCAAAGACTTGTCCGGCGTCGCGGCTGCCAGCTTCTCCAATGTGAACGTTACGAACGTCGCGGATACGACGGCGCCGTACCAAGTCAATGGGTCGATCACCGGCAATTCGGTTCTGTTAACCTTCAGCGAAGAATTGACTCCGGCCAGTTCCTATGCTTATTCGCTGTTCTCGTTGAGGATTGACGGGTCCTCCCGAACCGTCACTAGCATCTCCAGTTCCGGCAATATTATATTCCTGACGTACAGCGGGACGGCAGCGACATTCGGACAAACGGTGTCGGTCTCCTACTATAACTACAGTTCGTCGTATGCACTCAAGGATTTGGCTGGGAATTTGCTGTCTTCTTTCAACGAGTTCTATATTCAGAACGGTCAAGATCAGAAGGTGCCGGTTCTGCAATCGGTAGCGGCTTCCGGATATCAGATCACGCTCGGTTATGACGAGGCGCTGAATCCGTCGCTTACACCGCCAAGAACGGCATACTACGTGACCGTGAATGGATCGAGCCGTGCAGTCAGCAGCGTCAGCGTAAGCGGCGCGCAAGTGTATCTCACGCTTTCGTCCGCAACGTCCGCAGGAGATTCCGTACTCGTCTCCTATGTCGTGGGATCGCCTGCCTTGTCGGACTTGGGCGGGAATGCCGCCTCTGCTTTCAGCAATATGCCTGCGAATAACGGGAGTGCATCGTCACTCAGCCTGTATGGCATCATCGCCAAGGGCAGCACGATTACGCTCAGCTTCTCGTCGGCGCTAAATACGAGCTATGTTCCTTCCGGATCCCAGTTCGCTGTCAAAGTAAACGATGCATCGCGGCTGATTCTCAATACGGCGGTCAGCGGCTCCGCGGTGGTGTTGACGCTGTCGGCACCGGTTAATATCGGCGATACCGTCAAGGTTACCTACAGCAATTCGGGATACGGCCCGAGATCGACCTCTGGCGTAATGCCGGCTTCTTTCACCGATTCAGCAGCGGCCAACCAGACGACATGGGCGGATAACGCAAGCGGCGATTTCGACACGGCAGAAGGCGGCGGATTATTGTTTAAAACATCGGCCGCAACTACGTCATCGGCAGTATCGCCTTCCGGCAAATCCGTGCATCAGTATGCCTTGTCCTCGGAGAAGGTAACGAACGCCTATAATACGATACGCTCCGTAAGCGGCATGGCTCCGCGCGTCGTCTTTACCGTTCCGGACTCGGAAGACGCGGCTGTAGTGGCATTGCCTCTTGGCGCACTGGAGGATGTGAAGAAGCTTACCTCTAATGCCTCTATTATGGTGGCCTATAAATCGGTCACGTACGAAATTCCGCTCAGCGCGCTCAATTTCATGCAGCTGGCGCAAATGATGAATGCTGGCAGCGCTGTCGGCCAATTGATCGTCTCGATCGATACCAACGCGAGCTCGCTTGCAACCGGATTGAACACGCAGCTGAGTATCGCGAGAGCGCAAACGCTCGTTAACCCGATCAGCTTCCAGCTGTCCGTAACGAACAACGGTCAGACGAAGACCGTCGAGAATTTGAACGGTTACGTGACGCGCACGATCACGACGGCTTCAAGCTTAGACGGCCGCCAAGTGGCAGTCGTATGGCTGGATCCGCAGTCCGGCAAGCTGTCCTACGTACCGACGCAAGTGAAGCAAGTGAATAACCAGTCCGTCATTACGTTCAAACGCAAAGGCAACAGTGAATACGCGGTCATGAAAGGCGCCACCAGTTACACCGACTTGAATAACCACTGGGCCCGCAACGATATTCTACTGCTTGCCAACAAGTACATCGTGGAAGGCAATACGCTGACCACCTTCGCGCCGAACAAGGCGATTACGCGCGGCGAGTTCGCGATGTTTATCGCGAAAGGGCTGGGGCTTACCGGCGACCGGGCGGCAGCGGCGAAGTTCAAGGACGTGAACACGTCCACGAGCCTGGCTGCCTATATCGGCGCAGCGGCGACGGCCGGCATCGTCCAAGGCATGACGGACGGTTCCTTCAAGCCTAACAACCCGGTCACCCGTGAAGAGATGGCATCGATGATGATTCGCGCGGCCAGCGCGGCAGGCGTTCAAATTTCGCTGAGCACTTCGGCCGCCGACATTCTGAAGAAGTTCAGCGACCGCGGCAAAATCGGCACTTGGGCGCAGACGGATGTGGCAAAGTCTGTCCAGGCTAAGATCATCAACGGTCAGACGTCGTCGACATTCGGCGGCAAGAACCAAGCAACGCGAGCAGAGGCGGCAGTCATGGTGAAGCGGCTGCTTAATTACCTAGGCTTCCTGGATATCTAG
- the metK gene encoding methionine adenosyltransferase, whose translation MSLKGRHLFTSESVTEGHPDKICDQISDAVLDAFLEVDPYARVACEVSVATGLVLVIGEISSSADYVDIPAIVRRTIKEIGYTRAKYGFDSSTCAVLTSLNEQSADIAQGVNAALESRDGVDVRQENEDIGAGDQGLMFGFASNETPELMPLPIALAHRISRQLSEVRKNGTLDYLRPDGKTQVTIEYVDGKPTRVDAIVVSTQHAEEVTLEQIQADIRKHVIAPVVPAEWLDEETKYFINPTGRFVIGGPQGDAGLTGRKIIVDTYGGYARHGGGAFSGKDPTKVDRSAAYAARYVAKNIVAAGLADKCEIQLAYAIGVANPVSINVDTYGTGKVDEEVLVEVIKNNFDLRPAGIIKMLDLRRPIYGKTAAYGHFGRTDIDVPWERVDKADKLKSDALR comes from the coding sequence ATGTCGTTAAAAGGACGTCATCTATTCACGTCTGAATCTGTAACGGAAGGACATCCCGACAAAATATGCGATCAGATCTCTGACGCGGTTTTGGATGCTTTTCTGGAAGTTGACCCATATGCACGCGTAGCGTGCGAAGTATCCGTCGCTACAGGCTTGGTGCTTGTTATCGGCGAGATCAGCAGCAGTGCGGATTATGTCGATATTCCGGCAATCGTGCGCCGCACGATCAAAGAAATCGGCTACACGCGTGCAAAATACGGCTTCGACTCCAGCACTTGCGCGGTTTTGACGTCGCTTAACGAGCAATCCGCGGATATCGCGCAAGGCGTTAACGCTGCGCTTGAATCCCGTGACGGCGTAGACGTTCGTCAAGAGAACGAAGATATCGGCGCTGGCGACCAAGGTTTGATGTTCGGTTTTGCATCGAACGAAACGCCTGAACTGATGCCGCTTCCGATCGCGCTCGCGCACCGTATTTCCCGTCAGTTGTCCGAAGTGCGCAAGAACGGCACGTTGGACTACCTGCGTCCGGACGGCAAAACGCAAGTAACGATTGAATACGTCGACGGCAAACCGACTCGCGTCGATGCGATCGTCGTATCCACGCAGCATGCGGAAGAAGTAACACTGGAGCAAATCCAAGCGGACATTCGCAAGCATGTCATTGCACCTGTAGTTCCAGCAGAATGGCTTGACGAAGAAACGAAATACTTCATCAATCCTACAGGCCGTTTCGTTATCGGCGGTCCTCAAGGCGATGCCGGTCTGACTGGCCGTAAAATCATCGTTGATACGTACGGCGGTTACGCTCGTCACGGCGGCGGCGCATTCTCCGGCAAGGATCCTACAAAAGTCGACCGTTCCGCAGCTTATGCAGCACGTTACGTTGCCAAAAACATCGTAGCCGCTGGCCTTGCGGACAAATGCGAAATCCAATTGGCTTACGCAATCGGCGTAGCAAATCCGGTTTCCATCAACGTGGATACGTACGGCACGGGCAAAGTCGACGAGGAAGTGCTTGTAGAAGTCATCAAGAACAACTTCGACCTGCGTCCTGCAGGCATCATCAAGATGCTTGACCTTCGTCGCCCGATCTACGGAAAAACGGCTGCTTACGGTCACTTCGGCCGTACGGACATCGATGTTCCTTGGGAACGCGTGGACAAAGCAGATAAATTGAAATCCGACGCGCTTCGTTAA